The genomic interval GCGTTTCGTCCCCTCCACTGGGACACCAGTCTTAGGTGTGCGGAAACGTGGAAGTGTTTTCCCACGTGGAGGTGTGCTTTCTCACGAGGGGGTGCGTTTTGCCATGTGCagggtgaggttttttttttgccgCCCTGGACACATGTTGGCCCCCTCGAAGAGTTTCTGCGGGGATTTGTACCCCAGAATCCCgttccctcctgccttctcccacctcctcccctcccccaccccatggagACCCTGGAAATGGCGTGTTCACGGACCCATGACCCTTGGCCACCGGACAGACACGGCAGGGTGGTGCCTGGGAAGCAGCGAGGAAATCACagtccccccgcccacccccaccccggccccctgccccacccccctctgccccagccaagCATGtttattccccccacccctggcataTGTCAGATGAAGCACGTTCTCTGGGTGGGCCTGGCCTTGGCAGACGACAGACACAGATTCCCtgccagggggagggagggaggagatccGTGCACCCCCGTGCTCCCCGGGGAACTTGTTTCCCCACGGGTCCGGGACACATTTCTCTGGGTGGAAACGCCTTCTtgcatgtggatgtgtgtgttcCCATGCGGACGGCCCCCGGCTCTCCGGCGCTCCTTGGCCTCCCCGCCAGGTCCAAGAAGGCCTAGCGCCCCGTTCCTCCCCACCCGGCAGGTGGGGACAGACTCCCGACAGACAgaagctgggggggtggggggatgtacAACTCCTGGGGGCAgagctctgcccctctccaagaGATGCTAAGTTGGGGGGGCATGGCGTGCCACCCACAGAGGCCATGCATGTTTGACCAAAGCCCTCACTGGGGTCTGAGGACAGCCTTTCCCTCAGTCCTCAGATCATTGCTCATCCGTGCCAAACTGCGTAGGTGGgtttgaggggtggggtggggggaagacccTCAAAACGTGCCAAGGATTTCCCAGTCCTGGGCCAGGGCAGGTAACTGTGGAGACAGGGGGgggacacggggtggggggggaggggaagcggcAGCTACAAGGGTCCCGCCTGTGTCTCCGCTCTTCACTGTGTCTCATCCCCTCCCTCGGTGCCTCGGTGCCTCGGTGTCCTAATCCCCCaaccctgtctccctctttgaaGCCATCCCGTCTCGATGTCAGACCACCTTCTCCCCTTGGACGTCCTCCCCTTCTCTGACCTGGCCCCCCTTCCCTCAGCCGGCCAGGGCTCAAGGAAAGGCGCGGGGGAGAGCAGGGGGGCGAGGCTTCGAGGGACAGGTTGGGGAGAGAATGAGGTCAGCCGTGCCCAGGAACAGatggaggggcagtggggggcggggcctgggcagACAGCAGCAGGGAGAATCTGAAAGGACATGTGTGAGGTGACTGCCCGGGAAGGAGGTGCCCCAGGACAAAGGGCTTGGGCCTCTGGGGACAGGAACGTCGTCAGGAAGGGTTTGAAGGGACACCAGCAGGAGGAGAATCCTCGCCTGCTGGCATTTTGCGGGTTTGTGCCAAACTTGAGTAGGGGGTGGGGTGCCGTCTTCCACACCCGGGTCCAGAACCCCTGGCCTTGGCTCCCCAAAGCCCTTGCCTCCTGACtgtcccttctcccacctccccccatggAGACTTAGTTcttttctgcccccttcccttGCCTGGTCTAGCTCCTCTCCAAACAGCCACGTCCTCTAAATGCTAGGGACCTGGGCCCCGAACCCTGTAGACAGATGCCCCCCCCAAGCTGGGGCacgggaggggggctgggggaccCCATGATTCAGCCACGGACTCCAatgcccagcccctctccccagaaCAACCCCCTGACAATCCCATGTCCCTGCCCCAACCCTTCGCGGCTCTGTACACATTTTTAAACCTGGCAAAAGATGAAGAgaatattgtaaatataaaaatttaactgTTGTTCGTGCGTGctctgatgggggtgggggcccgAGGAAACGAGCCGTCGGGAGGCCCCCCTGCCCGCGCCGGGGAGGCAGTCGGAGCCCACAGCCCATCTCGGCTGATGGCTTCGAgggctgagagaaagggggaaagggtgCTGGGGTGAGGCTGCTATGGTGGCAGGGTTGTTTGGGGAGTTCCGTTCAGGGCCCAAGTGTGGGCAGGGGCTGAGCCTGGTGTAGAGGAGGAGTGGGCAGGGGCTGATGGGGGCAGACAGCAGACAGGCCAGAGGGTCAGCCCCGGGCCTAAGACTCTCCCTCTTGGCACATTGTGAGGGAGAGCCCCCGCATCATTGTGACCCACTTACCCCCAGGAGCTTCTGGGACAGGCAGGCGGGCAGACACTGTGGGCGCAGTGGGCTGGGGGCCTAGGGGCCCCGGTGGCCCTAGGGACCCCCATGGCCATGGCTGAGCGGCCGCGGCCTGGGTGGGCCTCATATCCCAGCTCCAGCACCAACAGCTGTCAGGACCTGGGCAACTCCATCCTGTTGCTGCTGGGTCTCATCATCTGCATTAACATTGGCATCAATATGGTGACACTGGTCAGGGCGGTTCTGGTGGGAGGGGGACggcaggagggctgggggagagccTGGTGGCCGGGGCCTGCCTGGGGTCATTGTGCTCTCCATCACCTAGCTCTGGCGCAGACTCCGCGCCTTCTTACATCGGGTGTTCCACGTCGTTTATGAGAAAGGTAAGCGGAGGCTGCTGGGGGCATAGGAGAGGCAGGACCCAGGGGTCTCCAGGCCTGACCCTGAGCCGGCCCTTCCCCTCCGGCTCTCCCCTCTCAGACCCCCGGcggtgccccctctccccccaccccgcgccccgCCCTCCCCATCCCTGGAGGAACcagcctccccccctcccccagcctctcgcCTCCCCTCGATCCACAGAAGCTCCTAAGCCAGCCTCACCTGAGAAGCAGACCCAGCCTCCGAAAGAGAGCGCCCCTGCGGTCCACCTTCGATGCACCATGGACCCCGTGAAAATGACCGTGACCCCCCCACCCACTCGCCGCCATCGCCACAGGGGCTCCTCGAGGCGCCGGGCGCACCGCCCGGTCGCCTGGGCCCCCGACACCGACGACGACGAGAAGCCCCCACATCGGCACCCAGCAGTCTGCTCCCACAACTGGGATCACTGCGCAGACTGGGAAAGCTTTCGATCCACCCAGGGGCTCTGGGCTCCCCACACCATTCGCTTCCAGCAGACCGTAGAAGGAAAGCCCCTCAAAGGAGGGATGCAGTCGGAGCTGGGCCTGGAGGCCTACGTGTACCCGGTGAACCCCCCACCCCGGAGCCCAAAGGGCCTGAGCCACGACAACTCcggggcgggcgcgggcgcgggggtgggggcccaggccGAGCAGGAGCAGGGCACCCCTGcccctccggccccgccccctgcccagggccccgCAATCGTCCCCGACctccccgggcgcccctcttCGCGCCGCGTATTGTATGACGCCCGAGAAGTGAGGCGGCGCCTCCGGGAGCTGACCCGCGAGGTAGAGGCCCTGTCCCACTGCTACCCGCTGATCTCCAAGTCCAGCAATGCCGAGGGGACGGGCAAGGACTGGGTATACCGTTCCCTGGCAGAGAGGTGACCGGGagacaaataaaaggaagagaggaggtggTTTGTGatggtgtgggggggaggggggtgccagGGCCCCCATGGCACCCAAAAGCCCTGGTCGCTAAGACAACGCTCTCCCTGGCAACAGGGCCTAGAGAGCCCTAAGGACCCTCATCCACCTCTTggctgccctgggccctgcccgcagctctttcttccttccaacgTTCCCACCTGTAGCTCCCCTGTTTCCCTTTGTGCCCAGACCAGGCCCCCCAAATCCCTCCCCAGATCCTCAGGCAGACCTGCACTAGAGGGGGACCCCATCCCCATGGCCCCAGCCCTCGAGCGGCCTGGTTTCCGCCAGAGGTAGGCTGCAGCCACAGGGCGCCGTGTGGTTGCCTCTTAAGCCCTGGTTTCTTGGAGGGTGGCCGGCCGGCCGAGAGATCCAGGCCTTCAGAATTTGCCGGCCGGGACCTGAGGCTCTCGTACCCCAGAGCAGGCTCAGAGCAGAGGATGAAATCCTGGGGACATTCTCTGTGACTTCGCTCCTCTGATTAGCACCTGCCTGTCACAATGAGGAGagcaaggctcagagaggataaGGGACTTATTCGCGGTCACACAGACACCAGGGATCAACCTCGCGGCCCCTGAGGCCTCGGGTAGATTTCACGGGTAGATTTCACGGCCACCGAGTCAGCCTGGCCCAGCAGAACCTCCCACCTTCCTCAGCTTGCGGTGTGAACTcgtcagaatattccatccacaGAGAGCAGGGACACTCAGGCCCTACCCCACTCCTAGACAGTTGGGGTCACAGGCATGCACCCACGTACACGTGCACAGGCACGACCTTAGGGAAGGGAAGCCACGTGAGGGCAGGCGCCCAGGCGGAAGCAGCTTGGACCTCGCCTTCCGTAGCAGGTGGAGTCCTGGAAGGCCCTTTGTGAATCAGCCTGCTTTAAGCTGATTCCCTTCAGTGAGTATGTACCTACTAGGCGTTTGGAGGCTGGAGGGGAAACGCCCTGCCCGTCggctcttcctttatttttttgctgaGTTGTTCCTCAAGCCAACAAAAGACTAGAGGTCCCCGGGGCACCACTTGCACGGACCCCCAGCGACGAACCTGGTTTAAAAGAAGACTCCTTTTGGCACATGGACAGTTACATCTGTGCTGTGCTTTGTGTATTTCATGAGTTTTTTTCTTAAGGTGGGAGCCAACAGTGTTTCAACTTGGAGGGATGGGCCAGTGGGAGGGCAGTGGGTTAGGAAGGGGAGAGACCACGGTTGGCGGTCAGTCTTGCTCTGAAGCCAAGCAGTCGCTGGGTTCAGTGACCACAACGCCTATGGCTGCAGCCACTggcaggacagggagagaaaactGCAACCCTAGAGGGGACTCTCGCTGTCACCTTAGCTGCTGGCCCCAAGTGGGCGCGGGTGGAGAGTTCCATCAGGCTACTAAGCTGCCCTAAGGTCTCGAAAGAACAACGCACTGGAGGAAATCCTTTCTGGCTGACTCCGTCCCTATGAAGACTGTCTTGTACCCACAGCCACCATATTTTGCAAATCCGCAATCAGGTGTTGACTTAAGCAAAGCcctagggagacagagagacgaAGGGAGCTCTGGGGTATCTGGGGACTGGACTCCCATCAGGTGGCAGCCAAGGTCAGAGACGGCCATATAAAGAGCAAGCCAAGTGGATAAAAGAGATGCTCATTGTGACTCCCCTGCCATGTGCCTCATTGTGACCCAACAGCCTCACCAGCTGGTAGGTGTCCCCAGGTCCTGGCATGAGCACAGtgtggtcggggggggggggggggcgcggtggcCCAGGTGGCCCTAGGACCCCCCCACCATGGAAAACCAGCTCTATTATGACAGCCTGGGGTCCTGCAGTCAATACCAAGAAGCTCCCCAGGGTGCCAACGACTTACTGCTCCTGCTGCTGGGTCTCGTCATTCTTGTCAACATTGGGATCAACGTGGTAACTGCGGTCAGTGACGGCATGGCCGTgggccaccccgccccccccggggtggagagggctgggggcgggCGTGGTCTTCACTCCCACCCCACCGTACCCCCAGATGTGGCATGAACTCCAGAATGCCTTAGACAAGATGATACAGTGGATTCATCTGAAAAGTGAGTATGGCAGCAAGAGAGATAGGgaacaccgcccccccccccccgatgccaccatcaccaccctaGAAACCCAGGCCGCACTGTTCCCAACCCCGAGCTCTTCTGACATTCACCCTGTCCTCACGGACTCTCGTCGCCCCCAGATGAAATCTTCCAGGCTTCCGAAGGTTCCCCCAAAGACGCCCCAGCCAAGACCCAAGACGTTCACATCCACTGTGCCCTGGACCCTGTAGAAGTGAAGATGGCCTGGCCCACCTGCCATCGCTCTTCCTCCTACCGCCGTCTCCGCAGCCCCCGCTGCAGCTGTCGCCGCCACCGCCGCTGCAGCCACCGCCGTGGCCGGCACCCCTGCCGCCACCGCCCCTGCAGCCACCAGTGGGGACTGAGGAACCATAGGCATTTCCCCCCTAACCGCTCCGTCTTCCACAGTCACTGTCACAGCCGCAAGATGTCACGGCTGCGGCCAGTGCCCTCCTTTGATGAGGACAACCTAGACTCCTGCCTGGAGGAGGATGACCTATCCTTCCCGCACCCCAAGTACCCAtggcggggctggggagggctctACCAGCCGGTGGGCCTGCCCTCCAACTTGGGGCTGTGGGGCCGCCAGGGTGGGATCCTGGCCAGCCTGCCACCACCTGCTCTGTACCTGTCACCTGAGCTGCGCCGCATGGCCAGGCGCGTGGAGGCCAAGTCAGAGCTGAGGCTGCAGTCCTACGGGCCCCACTGCCCCCAGTCCCGAATCTGGGGCAATCTGGAGGCTGAGCGGCAGACCCCGTCTCCACCGCCCCCCCGCCGGctgccccccggcccctcccGAGTCCCCGCGGAACACAGCCCTTACCCCTCAGGGGCCCAGCTACTCCATGACTCCCGGGATCAGCGGCGGCGTGGTCTGGAGGGCTCCGGACCCCCCTGTGCCCTGGTGCCCCGGGGGTCCCGGCCCGAGGCCCGGGAGCCCTGCTCCCCCCAGGCCCACCGGCAGAGCCTCCCTGGCCACGCTCACAGCCAGTCCAACCGCAGCCCCCACCCATCCACGGGGCACTTGGGCCAAGGCGCCCAGGACCCCCACGAGGTTCGGCGCCGGACCGGCGAAAGCACCGAGGCAACGCCCGCCCGGCACCCTCTGACCACCGCATCCCTCACCGTGCTGGGCGAGACCTCCCACCGACGGGCCCCGGCTCCCGACTCAGCCCTGCTGCCCcgctcctcccagcccctgcccgAAGCCCAGGCTCCCGAgccgcccccagcccagcccaccttcAGGCCACTCAGCCGGACCCCGGGGGCCAATGGCAGCTACCAGGTATACGACAGCCTGGAGCTGAAGCGGCAGGTCCAGGAGAGCAGAGCGCGGGCCAGCTCCCTGCCGCCCCCCTGCACCTCGGCCTCCAGGCCCTCCCTGCACAGGAGCCGGAACGGGAAACTCCACTGACCGGCGGGGAACGCGGGCGGTGGGGGGGCGTGGAGAGAGGAATAAAGAGCCCAAAGTCCAGGAAGCGCTGTGATGCTCTGTGGCTTGGAAGcgtcccctcctcctgccagccCGGGTCCCTGCTCTTGGCTTCCTGACACGAGAAGCCAGTGTCCCCTTATCGGCGTGAGGCTCCCCTCGGCGgcggccaccccccccccgcccccgcaggccCCCGGGTCCCGTGCCACGCACTAAGGACATCTTGCAGCGGCAGACTCCAAACCACGGGTCCCTGAGCACCTACGCTGGGTCCCCGTCGCCCTGATCCCAAAGTGGGCTCAGAGGCGCAGCCCCACGCGAGACCGTGAGGTCAGATTCCAGACCCGTGGGTTCCACGTGTGGGCAGAGCCGGGACCACGGCCCGGGGAAGGGCAGGAAGCATGCCAGGGCTCTGGGGTCCAGCCGGGCCTTCCCCAGGGCTCTGAGGCCAAGGTCTCCCCGGCCTCAGGAGCCGCCAAGGGGATGGAATGTGCGTGTTTGATGGAGTGAGGCAGCGGGCAGTGGGGGACCCAGCCAGGGCCGCGGGGCAGGCACGCGGGCTTCCAGGCCCCACCTGACCGTCCGGGCTCAGGTGACCTAGTTACCAGGACACACTGTCCCCGGCCCTCCCTCATTGTGACCCCAGCCGCCCGCCCCATTATGACCCagtccttctccccctcccccgccagagGAGCCTGGCTCCTAGCGAGTATGTGGGGGCCAGGGGGCCCAGGCAGTCCTGGGACCCCCGGCCATGGGACAGCGAGCCCACCCCGGAGCGCCAGGGTGCTCTGGCACCCACCCCAGGAAGTGCCAGGACCTCGGAGACTCAATTCTTCTGATTCTGGGCAGCTTCATCTTGCTCAATGTGGGGATCAACGTGGTGACTCTggtcagggcagggctgggcaccaggggcgggggacggggggcCTCAAAGGGGCCGAGGCGGGAGGGCAGCGGGCCTTCGGGGCTCACCCCACTTCCGGACTCCCCCTTTCCCCGCGTCCCTCAGCTCTGGAGGCATCTGAAGAGCAACCTGAGGATCCTCTTCCGTCACCTCTTCCCCAAAGGTGAGCGGGCCCCAGCGTGGCCTCAAGGGGATGTGGGCCTGTCCCCCTTTCTCAGGCCCCTCGGGAAGCCGGGCCTCGTCCCATCCCGATTTCCCTGCAGACAAACAAGCCAGAGGCGTGGGCCACCGTCCCACGTGTGCGTGCTGCTCCGAGGACCCCAAGAACCTGTGCTCGAGAGTCCCTTCCGGCTACCATCGGCGCTTCCTGCCGGGGCGCTCCGACCACCTGGACTCCTGGAGAGTAGACAGAAACGACGAGAAGGCCTCCGGGAGCCGCTGGATGCCGCCTCGGGGTGGACACGCAGGGGGTCCTGTGGACGCGCCATGGGGACTGTGGAAGGAAGGGGTGATGGGAGCCGGGGAGGCCCCTCAGGTCACAGCCTTAGAGGCCTGGGCGCCCTTCCTCTCCAGGCACGAGACACCTTCCCAGTTCCCCAGGATGAGCGAGGCAGACATGGCTCCCCTCCACTTGCCCGAGAGCAAGACTAAGACCCCAGACTACGACTCGGCCCAGGCCCAGATCTCCCCGCCAGCCCACACCCCTGAGCACAACCCCCTCCAggcccagacccagacccagacctcCCCCCCAGCCCACACCCCTGAGCACAACCCCCTCCAggcccagacccagacccagacctcCCCCCCAGC from Panthera leo isolate Ple1 chromosome E1, P.leo_Ple1_pat1.1, whole genome shotgun sequence carries:
- the SPEM2 gene encoding uncharacterized protein SPEM2; the encoded protein is MENQLYYDSLGSCSQYQEAPQGANDLLLLLLGLVILVNIGINVVTAMWHELQNALDKMIQWIHLKNEIFQASEGSPKDAPAKTQDVHIHCALDPVEVKMAWPTCHRSSSYRRLRSPRCSCRRHRRCSHRRGRHPCRHRPCSHQWGLRNHRHFPPNRSVFHSHCHSRKMSRLRPVPSFDEDNLDSCLEEDDLSFPHPKYPWRGWGGLYQPVGLPSNLGLWGRQGGILASLPPPALYLSPELRRMARRVEAKSELRLQSYGPHCPQSRIWGNLEAERQTPSPPPPRRLPPGPSRVPAEHSPYPSGAQLLHDSRDQRRRGLEGSGPPCALVPRGSRPEAREPCSPQAHRQSLPGHAHSQSNRSPHPSTGHLGQGAQDPHEVRRRTGESTEATPARHPLTTASLTVLGETSHRRAPAPDSALLPRSSQPLPEAQAPEPPPAQPTFRPLSRTPGANGSYQVYDSLELKRQVQESRARASSLPPPCTSASRPSLHRSRNGKLH
- the SPEM1 gene encoding spermatid maturation protein 1 isoform X1 produces the protein MAMAERPRPGWASYPSSSTNSCQDLGNSILLLLGLIICINIGINMVTLLWRRLRAFLHRVFHVVYEKEAPKPASPEKQTQPPKESAPAVHLRCTMDPVKMTVTPPPTRRHRHRGSSRRRAHRPVAWAPDTDDDEKPPHRHPAVCSHNWDHCADWESFRSTQGLWAPHTIRFQQTVEGKPLKGGMQSELGLEAYVYPVNPPPRSPKGLSHDNSGAGAGAGVGAQAEQEQGTPAPPAPPPAQGPAIVPDLPGRPSSRRVLYDAREVRRRLRELTREVEALSHCYPLISKSSNAEGTGKDWVYRSLAER
- the SPEM1 gene encoding spermatid maturation protein 1 isoform X2: MAMAERPRPGWASYPSSSTNSCQDLGNSILLLLGLIICINIGINMLWRRLRAFLHRVFHVVYEKEAPKPASPEKQTQPPKESAPAVHLRCTMDPVKMTVTPPPTRRHRHRGSSRRRAHRPVAWAPDTDDDEKPPHRHPAVCSHNWDHCADWESFRSTQGLWAPHTIRFQQTVEGKPLKGGMQSELGLEAYVYPVNPPPRSPKGLSHDNSGAGAGAGVGAQAEQEQGTPAPPAPPPAQGPAIVPDLPGRPSSRRVLYDAREVRRRLRELTREVEALSHCYPLISKSSNAEGTGKDWVYRSLAER